In Chitinophagaceae bacterium, the genomic window ATCCTTATTCACCGAATTTTTATGGTGGCTTTCCACCGCAGAAAAAGAAATACTCATTGACGCTGAAATTGACCGTAACCGCTATAAAATTATTGGGATGAGCGTACTCGCCACCTGGCTTTTTGCCACTCTTGCCTGGGCATATTTTTTCAGTATCGTTGTTTCTTCATTTACCATTTCTATATTCCTGGGTTTTTTTATGGGTTTTATCATACTCACTATAGATCGCACACTCATAAAAGGGATCACCAAAACCAATAAACATAAATTTCTTCCACTCCTATTTCGTGGGTTGATGGCGCTTACCATTGGTTTTTTTATGGCACAGCCCGCCATACTTTATATGTTCAATAAAGAAATAAAATTGCAAACTTCGCTTGATAATGAACAAAAGAAAATTAGTAAGCGCCATGAGTTGGATACGCTATATGCCTATCAATTAGCAACATTGCAAACTCAAAAAAATTCGTTGCAACAAACTTTGACCCAAAAATATGATGAAGTACAAAAGGCCAGGGAAAATTTCCTTGCCGAATCGGATGGAAGCGGCGGAACCGGTAAAGTGGGTATTAAAGATATTGCTTTGGCAAAAAAAGCAGAATATGAAAAACTAGATGCCGAATACCAGCTCATGGCAAAAAATATTTTACCTAAAATTGATAGTTCAGATGCCACTGTTAAAAAAATAAATAATGCAATAATTGCCGAAGAGGCTGTATTTGCAGGCTATTTTAATGATGGGTTCCTTACCCGTATTGAGGCATTAAATAACCTCATTAAGAATAACAATGCACTGCAAATGCGCTATTACCTTATTGTATGCATCCTTATGCTTATAGAACTTATGCCGGTAATTGCAAAAACCATATTGCCCGTGGGCAGCTACGATGAAAAAGTGACGCTTAGGGAAGAAATGGAAAGAGAAGTAGCCAGGGGCAATATAAAACAGGAGCAGCAATTAAAAGAATATTATAATCAAATGGCTTTTGAAAACAATAAAGAAACCATAAACATTTTTTTTACCATTACCCAAAAAGATAAAGTAGAAAAAATAAAAGCTTACAGCCAAAAATGGAAAGATGAAAACCACCAGGCATTTGACGGGCTTTGGGAAAAAATTAAAAAAGCGATTGTTGCAAAGCAGGAAAATTAGGCGGGTATTATCTCCTTTTACCCAAGCGATAATTATTTTTCCCACAGGCTAAAGAAAATAATTTATACGCTAAATTTACTTTAGCCAATCAATATAAAACAAAAGCCGCTATGCAACCCGGGCTTCCATTTAAATATCCATCCGTTCGCAAAAAGCTGTAAGCCTAACTGGATGCCAAAATCCATTTTTTTAGAAACTGGATGTGGATATGGCTGATTTTCTTATGCAGGATGTACAATGCCTGTAAGCCAAGAAAAAATTTTTTGCAAAACTACATATTGCATTCTGCAAGTTCCTGCAGGATGGTATCAAGTAACTTGAACTCTATAAAGGGTTTTGCAATAGATGTACCTGTTTTCAAATAGGCTTTCGCTTTGTTGAGGAAAACAGCCGCAATTTTATGGACATTTTATTTGTACTTAAAAAATGGAAAAAATTACGGATGTGTATGAATATCATAATTTTTACATTACAGAAGATATGCCGGGTTGTATGGAAAGGATAGTTATTTAATAAAGGCATTTATGATTTTGATTATGCTGAAGAAATTTTTTGAATTTTGACTCAAGCATTCACGCTGTAGTTTTTCAATAAAAATAAAGCCGGTTAAAATTAACCGGCTACTTAATTTATTGCTTTCTGTATTATTTATGTTCCATTAAGTCCACGCTCCTGCTAATAAAATCGGTGAGGTTTTTACCATTCAATAATCCCTGGGAGAGCAAGGCCAGGTCTGCAAGATTTTTTACCAGTTTTTCCTGCTTTACAATATCTGTTTCCAAAAGGATATTTTTAAAAATTCCATGGTTGCCATTTATTGTAAGGTTCACTTCATCGGGCATTTGCGCATAAAATGCTGCCATCCCACCACCTAAAGCCGCCATATCTTTCATGCGGCGCATTTGCTCGGGTCTTGTTGCGATTACCGGCGGCGTTTCGGGGTTTAGGCCTTTTACTTCTACCTGTAAATGCAGGTTTTCGCCGGGCTGTTCAAAAAGTTTTTTTAGTTTTTCAGCATCGTCTTTGCTTAAAACACTTTCGGCTGCATCAATTTTATCTACCAGGTTGTCTGCAATATCAGCATCTACACGGGTAAAAACTACATCGCTCCATTTTATTTCCATACTATTAATAAATGCTGCATCCACCAGGGTTTCCATTTTTATTACAAGATAGCCTTTTGCATTGGCCTGTTGTATATAAGCATCCTGTTGTATGGGGTTGGTGCTGTATAAAATCACATGCTTGCCTTCTTTGTTTTTTTGCTGTGTTTCTGTTGCAACTTTATATTCATCCATGGTATAAAATTTTCCGGATGTATCCTGCATAATAAAAAACTTGCTGGCTTTTTCAAGAAATTTATCATCCGTCATCATACCATATTTTACAAATAAGCCCAGGCTTTCCCATTTTTCTTCAAAAGAATTTCTTTCTCTATTAAAAATTTCTTCCAGCTTATCGGCAACTTTTTTGGTAATGTGTGCATTTATTTTTTTCACATTGGGGTCGCCCTGCAAATAGCTACGGCTCACATTTAATGGAATATCCGGACTGTCTATAACACCATGCAGCAACATCAAAAACTCAGGTACAATATCTTTTACTTCATCGGTTACAAAAACCTGGTTGCTGTACAACTGTATTTTATCTTTTTGGATTTCGAAATTCTGCTTAATTTTTGGGAAATACAAAATACCGGTGAGGTTAAACGGATAATCTACATTGAGATGTATCCAAAACAAAGGCGTTTCACTAAATGGATAAAGCTCTTTATAAAAATTTTCGTAATCTTCCTTTTTTAATTCAGCGGGCTTTTTTATCCATGCCGGGGCGGTATTGTTAATTTGCTTGTCTTCAAAAAAAACAGGAACCGGCAAAAATTTACAAAATCTATCCAGGGTTTGTTTCACTTTATAAGCATCTAAAAATTCTTTGCTGTCTTCGTTTAAATGCATTACAATAGAAGTTCCCCTTTCGTTTTTTTCGGTTTCTTCAATGGTATATTCCGGGCTGCCATCACACTCCCATCTTACGGCTGCAGCATTTTCTTTAAATGATTTTGTGAATACTTCTACCTTTTCGCTCACCATAAATGCACTGTAAAAGCCCAGCCCAAAATGTCCAATAATATTGGCTTCGCTTTGGCCCTTATATTTTTCCAAAAATTCTTCGGCGCTGCTAAACGCTACCTGGTTGAGGTATTTATCTACTTCTTCGGCCGTCATACCAATCCCGTTGTCGGAAATAGTTACCGTTTTTTTCTCTGCATCAATTTTAACATCAATCCGCAGGTCGCCAAGGTCGCCTTTTACTTCGCCAATTGATGATAATGTTTTAAGTTTTTGCGAAGCATCTACGGCATTACTTACCAGTTCCCGTATAAAAATATCATGTTCGCTGTATAAAAATTTTTTTATTATGGGAAAAATATTTTCCGTTTGAACCCTTATGTTTCCCTTTTGCATAGTTGTGTCCATATAATATTTAGAATGTTTAATGAATAGTAAGTGGCTTTCAAAAAAAATGCCATTGCCACAATTTCAAAGATTTCTGCCAAGATGCCCGAAAATATTGAAGAAATAATACTTTTTAAGCCGAATAGCCTGTTTTGCCGTTTTAAACTACTTAAAATAAAAAATTTTAATATTTTATTTGCTCCTGCAGCAATGCAATTATTTCTTGAGCAGAAGGGTTGCAAAATTGTATTTGAGGCTCTTTTTTAAACCAGGTAATTTGCCTCTTGGCATAATTTCTTGTATGCTGTTTAATTAATTCAACGGCACGGTTTTTGGAAATTTTTCCATCAAAATATTCAAAAAATTCCTGGTAACCTACCGTTTGCAGGGCATTTAAATTCTTGTAGGCATATAAAGCCCTTGCTTCATCTTCAAGCCCTTGCTTTATCATTTCATCTACCCTGTTATTGATACGGGAATAAAGCAAGGGCCTGTTCATTTGCAAACCAATTTTTATACATTGAAAATTTCGGTTTTTTATTATGCCGGATTGAAAGTCCAAAATAGATTTTCCTGTGGACAATTTTACTTCAAGGGCACGCAGGGAGCGTTGTGGGTTATTTATCTCCCCAGATAAATAGTACGCCGGGTCTTGTATTTTAATTTCATTCAAAAGCCAATTTATTCCCTTATCTGAATAGAGAGCCAAAATTTTTTTCCTGGTTTCGTTATTGATAGGCGGAATTTCATCCATGCCATGCGTAAAGGCCCGTATATACAAGCCGGTGCCACCCACCATAATGGCCACATTATTTTTAAGAAAAATTTTTTCTGCAGCTGCCATTGCGTATTGCTCAAAACCGGCAGCAGTTACCTGGTCAAAAATAGAATGAGAATTGATAAAATAATGCTGAACATTATTAAGTTGCTCACCGGTGGGCTTGGCTACGCCTATATCCAGTTCTTTATAACATTGGCGGCTGTCGGCAGAAATAATTTCAGTAAAAAAATGGCTGGCTAACTCAATGGCAAGCGCCGTTTTACCTATAGCTGTTGGGCCGCAAATAATGATGCAATACTTCAACTCAAAAAATAGAAAAAATTATGGTGTATAATATACCCGGTTTATATTTTATTTGAAAATAGTGAAAAATAAAACCCGGCAGCAATTAATATCCGTCATTGCTTTCATTTCCTTCGCCGGCAAGTTCATCCGTATCACTTTCAGTTTCTGCATCGCTTTCGCCTTCGCTGCCAAAATTATCATTGAGGGCTTCGGGTTGCAGGTCGTATTTTTCTTCCATTTCTGCAAGGCGCTTATCTACCAGGCCCTTGGTACCATATTGAGAAGGCGCTAAACCTTCGATGCGTACACAACAGGGATAAATAAGTTTTGGGCTTTCTTCTTTTTCCACCTGTATCAGTTCTACCCTAAAATGCCAGTATTTATTAAAGTCGTATTCGTATACAAATTTTTGATTGGGCGATTTAATTTCATCGCCTATAATGGTATCTGCCATTAAAAGCGGGGCAACAACATAAGGTTTTTCATATTCTTCAAGGCTAATTTCCCGGCCAAACTGCCAGCCATCGTTGCTGCGGTAAAAGGTGGCTTTGTGTTTATTGTCAAATTCAAAACTTTTTAAGATAACATCATGCAAATCTAAAAAATTTTGAGTATGCTTTACCGCTACATCTCTGTAAACGCTTTCATCTTCTTCCCAATAAATCCTAAACCTTAAAATTGCCATGTTGTAAAGATAGGAGAAAAAGGGCAAGTATATTTTAGGGCAAAAACCTTTTAAATATATTTTTACTAACAGGCGTTTATACTTTTACAAATTTCTTTGTGAGCTCCCATAAAACCACGCCTGCAGCGGTTGCAATATTGAGGGAATGTTTCATTCCCATTTGCGGTATTTCTAAACAACCGTCACAAATACTTATAGTAGATTGTTCCACACCGCTTACTTCGTTGCCAAAAACCACGGCAACTTTTTCATTTTCTGAAAACCGGATATGGTTGAGTTTAAGGCTATTAACTACCTGCTCCACAGCATATACTTTATAACCCTCTATTTTTAATTGTTCAATAGCTTCTGCCGAAGTTTTAAAATAATGCCAGGTTACAGTATCTTCTGCGCCAAGCGCTGTTTTTTTAATTTCTTTATGCGGTGGCCTGCAAGTATAGCCTATGATATAAACTGCTTGTAGCAAAAATGCATCGGCTGTTCTAAAAACACTGCCCACATTATAGGCACTGCGTATATTTTCCAAAACTGCAATAACGGGATTTTTATTGGCTTGTTTAAACTCCTGCACCGTTTTGCGGTTCAGTTCATCCATCTTAAGTTTTTTTGCTTCGGGCATTTTAATCTTTACTTAATACAGATGATCCCAAATCTTCTTTTTGGGCTGCATATTCTTTTGCGGCTTTTATAAACCCAACAAACAAAGGATGTGGTTTCTCTACTGTACTTTTTAATTCGGGGTGGTATTGAACACCTATAAAAAAAGGATGAGCAGGGATTTCTACAATTTCCACAAGGTCTGTTTGCGGATTTTTTCCACTGGCAATCATACCTGCTTTTTCAAAATCGGCCAGGTATTTATTATTAAATTCCCAACGGTGGCGGTGCCTTTCGGTAATAGAAGTAGCAGCATAAACCTTAGCTGCCAGTGAATTTTGGGCTATTTCGCAAGGGTAAGCGCCTAAGCGCATGGTACCACCTTTGTTCTTAATTTGCTTTTGCGCTTCCATTAAATCTATAACCGGGTAAGTTGTGGCGGTTTCCATTTCGGTACTGTGTGCATCGGTCCATCCCAATATATTACGAGCATATTCAATTACCGCCATTTGCATTCCCAGGCAAATTCCAAAAAATGGCAAATCGTTTTCCCTTGCATATTTTACAGCAGTAATTTTTCCTTCTACTCCCCTGCTGCCAAAACCCGGTGCTACTAAAAGGCCATCGAGGTCTTTTAATTTTTCTGCAACATTATTGTGGTTTATATATTCACTGTGTACATTCACTACCTGCACTTTGCATTGGTTTAAGGCGCCGGCGTGAACAAAAGCTTCTAAAATAGATTTATAGGCATCCTGCAGTTCCAGGTATTTACCTATTAACCCAATTTTTACTTTTGATTTTGGATTGTGGAGTTTTGCCAGGAAACCACGCCACAGGGCAAGGTCTGGCGCAGCATAGCCATTTAATTGCAACTGTTTAAGAGCAATAATATCTAATCCTTCTTCCAGCATTTTTAGTGGCACTTCATAAATGGAGCTGGCATCTGCCGATTCAATTACTGCATTGGGTTTTACATTGCAAAAAAGCGCAATTTTCCTTTTAATGTCTGCCGATAAAGGATGCTCGGTACGGCATACAATAATATCGGGGTGTACGCCCTCCTGGCTAAGCATGCGCACGCTATGCTGTGTAGGCTTGGTTTTTAATTCTTTTGCCGCTTTAAGGTAAGGAATAAGTGTAAGGTGAACCACAAGACAATCTTCCTCTGGAAGCTCCCATTGAATTTGCCTTACGGCTTCAATAAATGGAAGGCTTTCAATATCGCCTACCGTACCGCCTATTTCGGTAATTACTATTTCATATTCGCCCGATGTGCCCAATAGCAACATACGCCGCTTTATTTCGTCGGTAATATGTGGTACTACCTGAACGGTTTTTCCCAGGTAAGCGCCTTCTCTTTCTTTATTAATTACGGTTTGATAAATGCGGCCTGTTGTAACATTATTTGCCTGTGAGGTTGGGCTGTTTAAAAACCTTTCATAATGGCCAAGGTCCAGGTCGGTTTCTGCACCATCGTCGGTTACATAACATTCGCCATGTTCGTATGGGTTTAAAGTTCCTGGATCTACATTTATATAAGGATCAAATTTTTGAATGGTAACTTTTAAGCCACGGCTTTGCAACAACTTTGCCAGCGAAGCTGCAATAATTCCTTTACCCAGTGAAGATGTAACACCTCCTGTAACAAAAATATACTTTGCCATAAAAAAAATATAAAAAGCTTCGCACTGGCAACCCAAACAAATTTTGTAAAAAACCAATTAATTAAAGCATTGCCGAATGCAAAACTCAAAATAGTTCCAATAAATTTTGATATTCAAGAAAATTGCCTTATAAATCAAGACCAAGGGGCATGAAAAAACACCCTAGAGGTCATGCAAAGATATAAGATTTTTAATAGTAAAAAAATTGGGTAAATAAAATGAAAGAAAATTCAGTAATTAGTGAAAAATTTATTGAATATGAGCATCCTGGCGTGTAAAAACAATAAAATCTGTTGCAGGGAGCCCTGAGATTCCCGCAAGGTGAAACAGTGTAATTAACTGGCCACGGTGATAGGTTTGGTGATTAAAAAGATGCTGTAAAAGCTGCCAGAGTGGCTGGCAAAACTTTTCACTCTTAAGGCTGGTATAATCTAAGTTTTTTTGTAATTCATTCTCATTGCAGTACTTTATTAAATCTATCCATAATTGAGAACAATTAAGCCAACTGTAATTAAGCTGTTGGATTGTTGTATCCAGGGAAATTGCCGGTATATTTTCTATTGGGGATATTTTAATTCTTTTATACCATAAATTTTCTGCAAAACATAAATGCTGCACTGTTTCCAAAATACTTTTAAAGCTTGAAGGAAATTGCTGATTAAGGATATTTTCCGGTAACTCATTTAAAATATCTGCAATTCTTTTATTGGCCCAAAGATTATATTCTGCATATTGCAAGAGTAAATTTTTCATGCTACATTATTTTTCAAAGCAAAAATAAACATTACCTGTAATGAATATTAAAATTCGGCCGGCAACAAAAGCAGATTGTCCGGCAATGATGAAATTAATTAAAGAGCTAGCACTTTTTGAAAAAGCGCCAGATGAAGTAACGGTAAGTATGGAGCAGTTTATTGAAGGAGGCTTTGGGCCTACGCCTGTTTGGTGGGCTTATGTTGCAACATTTACAACTGTTGATGAAAATGAATATATTTCAGGTTTTGCTTTATATTATATCCGCTATAGCACCTGGAAAGGGCAACGGATGTATTTAGAAGATATTTTAGTAACAGAAAAAATGCGGGGTAAAGGAATAGGTAAATTACTTATGGATACACTTATTAAAGTAGCCAAAAACAAGAACTATACGGGAATTACCTGGCAGGTTTTGGACTGGAATAAGCCTGCCATAGATTTTTACAAAAAATATAATGCCCATTTTGATGCAGAATGGGTGAATTGCTCCATAGAAATCAAATAGTATATTGCCTGAATTTCCAGCTTTATTGTACATTAAATAAAGGCAGGAACTTGTGAATTCCAAGGCTGTTTTTATTGTTTGTAGTTTGTGCTGTACATTTGCAGCGCTTCAAAAAATAATTTCTATTAAAGATGGCAGAAAAAATAA contains:
- the htpG gene encoding molecular chaperone HtpG, yielding MQKGNIRVQTENIFPIIKKFLYSEHDIFIRELVSNAVDASQKLKTLSSIGEVKGDLGDLRIDVKIDAEKKTVTISDNGIGMTAEEVDKYLNQVAFSSAEEFLEKYKGQSEANIIGHFGLGFYSAFMVSEKVEVFTKSFKENAAAVRWECDGSPEYTIEETEKNERGTSIVMHLNEDSKEFLDAYKVKQTLDRFCKFLPVPVFFEDKQINNTAPAWIKKPAELKKEDYENFYKELYPFSETPLFWIHLNVDYPFNLTGILYFPKIKQNFEIQKDKIQLYSNQVFVTDEVKDIVPEFLMLLHGVIDSPDIPLNVSRSYLQGDPNVKKINAHITKKVADKLEEIFNRERNSFEEKWESLGLFVKYGMMTDDKFLEKASKFFIMQDTSGKFYTMDEYKVATETQQKNKEGKHVILYSTNPIQQDAYIQQANAKGYLVIKMETLVDAAFINSMEIKWSDVVFTRVDADIADNLVDKIDAAESVLSKDDAEKLKKLFEQPGENLHLQVEVKGLNPETPPVIATRPEQMRRMKDMAALGGGMAAFYAQMPDEVNLTINGNHGIFKNILLETDIVKQEKLVKNLADLALLSQGLLNGKNLTDFISRSVDLMEHK
- a CDS encoding GNAT family N-acetyltransferase, whose protein sequence is MNIKIRPATKADCPAMMKLIKELALFEKAPDEVTVSMEQFIEGGFGPTPVWWAYVATFTTVDENEYISGFALYYIRYSTWKGQRMYLEDILVTEKMRGKGIGKLLMDTLIKVAKNKNYTGITWQVLDWNKPAIDFYKKYNAHFDAEWVNCSIEIK
- a CDS encoding DUF4407 domain-containing protein; the encoded protein is MEKNIALTQRESYTPSLFTEFLWWLSTAEKEILIDAEIDRNRYKIIGMSVLATWLFATLAWAYFFSIVVSSFTISIFLGFFMGFIILTIDRTLIKGITKTNKHKFLPLLFRGLMALTIGFFMAQPAILYMFNKEIKLQTSLDNEQKKISKRHELDTLYAYQLATLQTQKNSLQQTLTQKYDEVQKARENFLAESDGSGGTGKVGIKDIALAKKAEYEKLDAEYQLMAKNILPKIDSSDATVKKINNAIIAEEAVFAGYFNDGFLTRIEALNNLIKNNNALQMRYYLIVCILMLIELMPVIAKTILPVGSYDEKVTLREEMEREVARGNIKQEQQLKEYYNQMAFENNKETINIFFTITQKDKVEKIKAYSQKWKDENHQAFDGLWEKIKKAIVAKQEN
- the miaA gene encoding tRNA (adenosine(37)-N6)-dimethylallyltransferase MiaA; this encodes MKYCIIICGPTAIGKTALAIELASHFFTEIISADSRQCYKELDIGVAKPTGEQLNNVQHYFINSHSIFDQVTAAGFEQYAMAAAEKIFLKNNVAIMVGGTGLYIRAFTHGMDEIPPINNETRKKILALYSDKGINWLLNEIKIQDPAYYLSGEINNPQRSLRALEVKLSTGKSILDFQSGIIKNRNFQCIKIGLQMNRPLLYSRINNRVDEMIKQGLEDEARALYAYKNLNALQTVGYQEFFEYFDGKISKNRAVELIKQHTRNYAKRQITWFKKEPQIQFCNPSAQEIIALLQEQIKY
- a CDS encoding CTP synthase, which produces MAKYIFVTGGVTSSLGKGIIAASLAKLLQSRGLKVTIQKFDPYINVDPGTLNPYEHGECYVTDDGAETDLDLGHYERFLNSPTSQANNVTTGRIYQTVINKEREGAYLGKTVQVVPHITDEIKRRMLLLGTSGEYEIVITEIGGTVGDIESLPFIEAVRQIQWELPEEDCLVVHLTLIPYLKAAKELKTKPTQHSVRMLSQEGVHPDIIVCRTEHPLSADIKRKIALFCNVKPNAVIESADASSIYEVPLKMLEEGLDIIALKQLQLNGYAAPDLALWRGFLAKLHNPKSKVKIGLIGKYLELQDAYKSILEAFVHAGALNQCKVQVVNVHSEYINHNNVAEKLKDLDGLLVAPGFGSRGVEGKITAVKYARENDLPFFGICLGMQMAVIEYARNILGWTDAHSTEMETATTYPVIDLMEAQKQIKNKGGTMRLGAYPCEIAQNSLAAKVYAATSITERHRHRWEFNNKYLADFEKAGMIASGKNPQTDLVEIVEIPAHPFFIGVQYHPELKSTVEKPHPLFVGFIKAAKEYAAQKEDLGSSVLSKD
- a CDS encoding DinB family protein, with translation MKNLLLQYAEYNLWANKRIADILNELPENILNQQFPSSFKSILETVQHLCFAENLWYKRIKISPIENIPAISLDTTIQQLNYSWLNCSQLWIDLIKYCNENELQKNLDYTSLKSEKFCQPLWQLLQHLFNHQTYHRGQLITLFHLAGISGLPATDFIVFTRQDAHIQ
- a CDS encoding RNA methyltransferase, which codes for MDELNRKTVQEFKQANKNPVIAVLENIRSAYNVGSVFRTADAFLLQAVYIIGYTCRPPHKEIKKTALGAEDTVTWHYFKTSAEAIEQLKIEGYKVYAVEQVVNSLKLNHIRFSENEKVAVVFGNEVSGVEQSTISICDGCLEIPQMGMKHSLNIATAAGVVLWELTKKFVKV